The Humulus lupulus chromosome 4, drHumLupu1.1, whole genome shotgun sequence genome has a window encoding:
- the LOC133830219 gene encoding probable rhamnogalacturonate lyase B, which produces MAPLGVKLYVEDKHVMMDNGIVQVTLSNPDGIVTGIRYNGIDNLLEVRNDESNRGYWDLVWNSPTTGIATGIFEVIRGTNFSVIVENEEQVEISFSRTWDSSMQGMLAPLNIDKRFILLRGSSGFYSYAIYEHSKEWPGFNLGETRIAFKLRKDKFHYMAVADNRQRNMPLPDDRIPPRGQALAYPEAVLLLNPIEPELKGEVDDKYQYSCENKDIKVHGWIAKESNVGFWLITPSYEYRSGGPLKQNLTSHVGPTALAVFLSAHYTGDDLVPTFEEGEQWKKVFGPVFIYVNSLFDGSDPLQLWEDAKIQLMIEEQSWPYSFPASEDYPKSLKRGNVSGRLLVKDRYINSDYIWANGAYVGLAPPGEVGSWQRECKDYQFWSRADENGYFSIDDVREGDYNLYAWVPGFIGDYRYDIVLTITSGCYIEMGDLVYEPPRNGPTLWEIGIPDRSAAEFYVPDPNPNFVNKLYVNHPDKFRQYGLWERYAQLYPDNDLVYTIGQSDYTKDWYFAQVTRKKEGSKASYQGTTWQIQFKLDEVDKSTTYKLRIALASSTLSELQVRVNDPKLGNPLFSSGLIGRDNSIARHGIHGLYWLYHVSVPATRLVQGDNTIFLTQPRSTAPFQGIMYDYIRLEGPPSPSPSPPS; this is translated from the exons atggcACCTCTTGGAGTGAAGTTGTACGTAGAAGATAAGCAT GTGATGATGGACAATGGGATAGTACAAGTTACACTGTCAAACCCAGATGGAATCGTTACTGGAATTCGATATAATGGCATAGACAATTTGCTTGAAGTTCGTAACGACGAATCCAATAGAGG GTACTGGGACCTGGTCTGGAACTCACCGACCACTGGTATCGCAACTGGAATATTTGAAGT GATAAGGGGTACGAATTTCAGTGTAATTGTAGAAAATGAGGAACAAGTGGAAATTTCTTTCAGTAGAACTTGGGATTCGTCAATGCAGGGCATGCTTGCGCCCTTAAATATTGATAAGAG gttCATACTGCTACGAGGTTCATCCGGATTTTACTCGTATGCGATTTACGAACACTCGAAGGAATGGCCTGGTTTCAACCTTGGTGAAACAAGAATTGCATTCAAGCTCAGAAAAGACAA GTTTCACTACATGGCCGTAGCAGACAACAGGCAAAGAAACATGCCCCTGCCTGATGACCGGATACCACCTAGAGGCCAAGCCCTGGCTTATCCAGAGGCTGTTTTGCTTCTCAATCCCATCGAGCCTGAATTGAAAGGAGAG GTTGATGACAAATATCAGTATTCATGTGAGAACAAGGATATCAAGGTCCACGGGTGGATTGCCAAGGAATCTAATGTGGGCTTTTGGCTTATCACACCAAGCTATGAGTACCGATCTGGTGGGCCCCTCAAACAAAACCTCACTTCTCATGTCGGCCCAACTGCTCTTGCG GTATTTCTAAGTGCTCATTATACGGGAGATGATTTGGTGCCAACATTTGAAGAAGGAGAGCAGTGGAAGAAGGTTTTCGGTCCTGTTTTTATCTATGTTAACTCTTTATTTGATGGAAGCGACCCTCTTCAATTGTGGGAGGACGCTAAAATACAG TTGATGATAGAAGAGCAGAGCTGGCCCTATAGTTTCCCAGCTTCGGAAGATTACCCCAAGTCACTAAAACGTGGTAATGTTAGTGGAAGATTACTTGTAAAAGACAG ATATATTAACAGTGACTACATTTGGGCAAATGGGGCATATGTGGGGTTGGCTCCACCAGGAGAGGTTGGATCGTGGCAACGAGAGTGCAAG GATTACCAATTCTGGAGCAGAGCAGATGAAAATGGCTACTTCTCCATCGATGATGTTCGTGAAGGCGACTATAACCTATACGCATGGGTCCCTGGTTTCATTGGAGATTATCGTTATGATATCGTCCTTACCATAACCTctg GTTGCTATATTGAGATGGGGGATTTAGTATATGAGCCTCCAAGAAATGGACCAACATTGTGGGAAATTGGCATTCCTGACCGCTCTGCTGCAGAGTTTTATGTTCCTGATCCTAATCCAAACTTCGTCAACAAACTTTATGTCAATCATCCTGATAA GTTTAGACAATATGGACTTTGGGAAAGATATGCTCAACTTTATCCTGATAACGATTTGGTTTACACTATTGGTCAAAGTGACTACACCAAAGATTGGTATTTTGCTCAGGTTACCAG GAAGAAAGAAGGTAGTAAAGCATCATATCAAGGTACTACTTGGCAAATCCAATTCAAGCTCGATGAAGTAGACAAGAGCACTACCTATAAGCTAAGAATAGCATTGGCATCATCTACTCTTTCTGAATTACAG GTTCGAGTAAACGATCCAAAGCTGGGAAATCCTCTGTTTTCAAGTGGATTAATAGGAAGAGACAATTCAATTGCTAGACATGGAATCCACGGCCTTTACTGGCTGTACCATGTGAGCGTACCAGCAACTAGGCTTGTTCAAGGAGATAATACAATCTTTTTAACACAGCCAAGAAGCACAGCTCCATTTCAGGGGATTATGTATGATTATATTCGCTTAGAAGGGCCCCCTTCTCCTTCTCCATCTCCACCTTCATAG